The Pseudomonas sp. IAC-BECa141 genome contains the following window.
GCCGGTCTGTGCCGACTGCTGTCACAGGTCTTTCAGGAGGCCGCCATGCGTATTTCAAAATTGCTGCGTTGGGTGCTGCCGGGAGCAGTGCTCGGTCTGGGGCTGTCCGGTTGTTACTACTACGCCGGCGGCTACGATGTTTATTCCTCGCCCTATTACTATCCCGGCTATTACTCGCCCTATTACTACGATGGTTATTACGGTCCGCGCTACTACGGCGGTGCCCGCTATTACTACGGCGGTTATGGCTATCGCGGCGGCTATGGACGGGGTTATCACGGCGGTGGATACCACGGTGGGCACCACTAATCAGCGGCTGAATGAAGGCGTTTTTGGATGAACAAGGTTTCATGAAGCACTTGTTTCAAGTTGTTGCAGAAACGCACCAGATGCCGAAAACGCTGTCTGATTTTTCGTCAGTCGCCGAATAAAAGACTGACGCCTGCCAGCGTCGCTGGTGTGGCTACCCGCGGTCCAGGAGGCCGCCATGTATCGCCGAATTCTTCTGTTTACCGTGATGCTTTTTTCCCTTGGCGGATGCGTCCCTTATTCCTACGGAGATGGCTACTACAGCTCAGAGGTCTACACATCGCAGGCACCTTCGTATTACAGCGGTGGCACTTATTACACCGGCGGCAGCACGTACTACTCGGCGCCGCGCTACTACCAGCCAGCACCGCGCTATTACCAACCGGCTCCACGCTATTACTCGGCGCCTCGTTATTACCAACCGGCCCCGCGCTACTATGAGAGCCGCCGCTGGCACGGTCATGATCGCGGACGCTGGGATGACCATCGCCGCGGTGGCTGGGATGATCGTCGGGGTCGCGGCAACTACGACCGTCACAGCGGACGCGGCGATTACAACCGGCACGGCAACCGCTGGTAACCCCTCGCAAAAAAGCGGCGCATTGAGCGCCGCTTTTTTGTGCCTGCTTTTTATGCTGGTGTGGATCGCACCATCTCCTAGGGGTTCTCGGATCCCTCCTACAGTTTTACTTCTGAACATTTGTTAGCGTTTGTATGCACATGTTGATGTTGAAAAACTTCAATTTCATGGAGGTGTATAAGCGCGGGATATTGCTCAGATATGAATCTTCTTATCATTCATCAGAATTTTCCCGGTCAGTTTCGTCATGTGGCGTTGGAAGCATTGCGCAGACGTTTGGGAGTTATTGCAATTGGACGCGATACAGCGCCAGGTATTGCCGGGGTAAGGTTATTTCGATACCGACCATCAAGGCATATGGCTAATGGCGTTCATGGCTATTTGCATAGATATGAAGAGGCCGTTTCGGACGGGCAACAAGTTCAACGAATATTGAAGAGGCTCAGCCAGGCAGGCTTTCGGCCTGATGTGATTCTTGCCCATCCGGGGTGGGGTGAAACGCTATTCGTCAAAGATGTTTACCCCGATGTGCCGCTAGTTCATTTCTGTGAGTACTATTACCGAGCGCGTGAGGCAGACTCTGGTTTCGATCCTGAGTTTCCCTGTGCGATGGATGCGTCCTCAAGGCTTAGAGTCTTGAATTCGATGCATCTCCTGAATATTGAGCAGTGCGATGCCGGGATTGCACCTACACAATGGCAGCGCAGTCTTTTTCCGAAAATATATCAGTCGAAAATTCGTGTCATTCATGAAGGCATTGTTCAATTTTCCGAATCAGAAAAGGTCGAGTCTGTAACGCTGCCGAGTGGGCGCGTGATAAAAGCAGGTCAGTCTATCGTGACTTATGTCGCCAGAAACCTCGAACCGTACCGAGGCTTTCATAGTTTTATGAGATCCATTCCCTATATCCATGAAAAGTGCCCCAGTGCACAGGTTGTTGTAATCGGTGGTGATGGTGTCAGTTATGGGCGGATGCCCATTGGATACCCCAACTGGCGAAGCAAGATGATTGCGGAGGTGGATATTGATATTTCCAATGTTCACTTTGTTGGGAAGTTGCCTTATCAAACATACAGATCGGTTCTGGGTCTTTCAAAGGCTCACGTGTATTTGACGTATCCGTTCGTACTGTCGTGGTCTCTGTTGGAAGCAATGGCTTCTGGCTGTGTTGTCGTAGGTTCAAATACCGCTCCCGTACAGGAAGTTGTCGAAGATGGAGTCAGCGGGATGCTTGTTGATTTTTTTGACGCTGAAGAAATCGCCTCGGCAGTTTGCAGGGTTATAACTTCTCCCGGTGAGTTTGACTCAATGAAGGAAGCGGCGAGGTTGACGGCAAACAAATTCGATGTGGTTAAGGGTGTAAGCGGATACTTTGATGTGTTTAAAAGCTTAACGGATGGTGGTCGCGTCGAGTGATGGGTTAGTCATTTTAAAATGGAGATTTGAAATGCTTAAGATGTCTCGCAAGGAAGTTTTTCGCCAGTGCGGAAGGGGAATTAAATATGGAGTGTTACTAGCGATCTGTTATTGGGTCGTTGATTTCTGTATCCGATGGGAGGAGGCCGCAGAAGCGCGGGCGATTTATCAGAAGAAACAAGGGGCGTGCAGCAGGAAGCTGGCGGGTATGGAGCAGGTTCCGATACTTGGCGGCAGTCTTCTGGACCGAACAAAGATTCCCGGGTTTCATTTTGGATCGACATTAAGGAGCGACGGTTCCTGTATTGCCGATCTTCTTGATGGCTCATTCTGGTGGACGGGAAAAGAACTGTTTCCTGTGTATGAAACTCTTGGGGTAGAACCACCCAGCAGCTGGACGCATTACCACGTTACCGCCAGGCTTTTCACCAGAGGGAATACCACGGCACCGCACAATATGGGCGGGCGGCATGTGAGTTGGCCGGATGAACTGATTGTTAAGCTGAAAAATTATCCAGGCCTGGAACTTTGGCTTACCGCGCCTCCACCCAGTATCAAAAATGAATTCTCTGTTCGAATTTTTGTTATGCCCGACTGGCGCCGGCGTGATGGAACACCACGGAAGATAAATTGTATTGGTTTAAATTCGCCCGAATCTAAAGCTTCTGCCAGTGGTTTGAGTAAAGCATATCTTTTGAAAATGAATAAGGAGCAGTTGGAGAATTTGGAGTTTGGGAGTTTACGTACGTATTGCACGGTCGAGTTGCACCATTTCGACTTTGCAGGTGGGGATGCTCGTATACATTTGGGTACCGAGGGCTTGCGGGGTGCTCCAGAAGCGCTTAAGGCTGTCAGCGACTATCTTTCACATTCAATTATTACAGGGAAATGAATATGAGCTATATATTCAGTGGTTTGGAAAAGTTGGAAATTTTGCAGGCTGCAAATATTTGTGAGGGAATGAAATTCAATGTCGAGGAGGAAGAGTATTTTGCGATGGCAGTGGAGGGGCGAAACTGCGCTGTACTTTATCGTACATTGTCGAATATTTTGGGTGGGAAATTCTTAGGCGGTTCTGCGTTCGATGAGAGCGTGATGGGCATTTTTAAAGATGCCAAACTCTGGCTCGATGTAGCAATTGATGCAAATGGCGGAGTGGGCGCTTATTCTGCATTGATCCGAGCTTATACCCTGCGGCAGGGGGAGTTAAGGTTAAATAAAAAAATCAGCGATTCGAAGATGCAACAGTCATCTAATCAGGTGGCTGTCAATCTCATGAATACGTTGATAAAAGGCTCCGTTGAGCATGATTTGGCTCCATGGACTGTGCCCTCCATAAGCCAAATTGCAGAAATCGATGCGAGCGCTATTGGTAAAGTATTATTTCGTGAAGATGTTGATGAAATTGATACAGCTACCAGTCGTAATGCGGGATGGTCTGGAACAATCGGCTTCAGCCTGTTGGGTGGAGAAAAACCATATGAAACTTGGAGGTTGATCTCCGCCGGTGATCCGGATTCCCATATAAAAGGGAATCATCATCTTGCCAAGTTAAACAGGCTTGATGACCTAAAGAATGTTCTGTTTGCCGTGGACTCATACAGTGTTGCATTGCAGGCAGTGATTAAAAACTTCGGGTCGAATATGGTTGAAAGCCTGTTTTCAGTTCTGCCCGAACAAATAAATATCGCTCTCGCCAGTGGCAGCATCAATCCACTGATTCAGCATGTGGTGAAAGGTACGCCCATCTCACCTATTGTCAGCCTGATATTGCGATATAACCTGAATGATTTCTTTGACATGCTCAGGCGAACCTACGACGGAAACTCGGCCGCCACGCCTACCACCGACGAAACCTTCGCCTCCAATGCCTACACATTTTTCTCCGCACTTTCTCCGTCTCAATCGCAAAGCATCGTTACCAGAACCATTGGCGAGTATGGCAGTGCCAAGGACTGGGCAACGTTGGCCAGTCAGGCAACGCCAATCGGCGCCGCGTTACGCAATTCCCTCAAGCAACTAAGCGAAATCGTGATTGAGCGGGCCGACGGTTTTTCCGGACGCGGCCTGGAGCTTTACGACCCAGAAACGGGCGAGGGCTTCATCACTGAACAGTGGCTTGCCGATCGCTCTGAAATGCTGGCCCGGCTGATTGCGCGAACCAATGGATCGTTCGGTCGAAATACTGTCCAGACCTTTTCCTATTCGGATCTGGCTTCGGGCAAACAGGCCCTTATGACCACCGGCGTCTCAAACCCTCTGGTCATGTTTGGTGATGACGGCGGACGATCATTTGGTGGCGGGACAAATACCGATCATCTTTACGGCGGTGACGGCAACGATTCCATGAGCGGACTGTCTGGTAACGACTTTATCCAAGGGGCTCGCGGCAATGACTCTTTAACAGGAGGCGATGGCAATGATGCGTTGTACGGTATGGTCGGTGATGATGTTTTGGTGGGTGGCAAAGGTAACGACTCCCTGACTGGCGGGCCGGGTAACGATCGGTATGAGTTCTCCAGCGGAGATGGAATCGACGAAATTTTTGATGCGGACGTTGAGGGCGCGTTGCTGATAAATGGACTTCCGATCCCACCTCTCGAACGCAGTGCTCCGCTCAGCAATATCTGGCTTACGGAAGATCGAGCCATCAGTTTGACGCTCATTGAAGATCAGGCTGAAACCACGCTGAACATTAAATACGGACTGAGTGATCTCATCGTCATAAAGAACTTTAAGCCAGGGATGCTCGGAATTGATCTTCCTGATTACCAAAGACCGACCTTCTCCGTCCCCGATCTGGTCCTTCAAGGCGACTGGAAAATTAAAGATAACGACCCCAATGTTCGCGGAGATCAGCCTTCTTACGATGAGTTGGGCAACGCCTTGCTTTTGCCCAATGTTAAACAGAGGAACAAAGCCGACCTGCTTTACGGATCACCGAAAGATGACCTGATCGTTGGACTTGGCGGGTCTGATCGATTGTTCGGCAAAGAAGGCAACGATCGTTTATTCGGTGACAAGCAGACGACGCTGGAAAATGCATTTGCCGATGCAACAAAAGGAAAGGCCAGCCGTGGCGATTGGCTGGATGGTGGGCAGGGTGATGACCTGCTTGTCGGCACTGCCTCGCGAGACGTGCTGCTCGGCGGCAACGGTCGAGACACGCTGATTGGGGGAGCAGGTGATGACAATTTGTCCGGTGATCAAACAACCGGTGCACATGAGCAAAATTGGACAGTCAAGCGCATCGACGTTCCACTCAGTGATGGCGTCATCAGCATGCGTAGCGTCTTTGACAAATTTTCATTGAATAGTCCCACCGAGGGCGGTGACGACATCCTCTATGGGCAGGGTGGCCGGGATTTTATCAATGGCGGCAGGGGAGATGACCTGCTCGATGGCGGAAGTGACGACGACACACTGTACGGCGAAGAGGGTAATGACACGCTGGCTGGCGGGAGTGGCGATGACACATTATCGGGAGACAACCTGGATTGGGGTGGCGGTCTCGACAGTCGCCATCATGGCAACGATTTGTTGGCGGGTGGCAGTGGCGATGACTACCTTGCCGGAAACGGTGGTAGCGACGTGTTGTACGGCGGCAGCGGCAATGATGTGCTGAAAGGTGATGACGAGGTGCTGCGAGGCGTTTCGGGTGATGCCGCAGACTTTTTCGGAAGTGATTTTCTGGATGGCGGTGAGGGCAATGACACCCTTTGGGGCGGCGGTGCCGATGACTCACTTTTCGGTGGCAGCGGCAACGACGAGTTAGTTGGTGATTACCATGAACACCCGATTCGTTATCACGGTGATGACTATCTTGATGGCGGTGCGGGTGACGACACACTCCGTGGCTTGGGTGGCTCCGACACACTGATAGGCGGATCAGGCGCTGACGCTCTGGATGGCGATGAGCCCAACTTGAAAGCGGGCGCAACCAACGATGACCACATTCAAGGTAATTCAGGAAACGATACGCTCTGGGGTGGTTTGGGCGCCGATACACTTTTGGGCGGTGCCGATGATGACTTTTTGATAGGGGACTACGAGCGAACATCCGAAGCAGAACATGGCGCCGATTATCTTGATGGCGGTTCAGGCAACGACACTTTGCTGGGCGGTGGCGGAAACGACACACTGGTTGGCGGGGAGGGAGTCGATTATTTACGTGGCGGCCCTGGCGATAACGTGTTTGAGGGTGGTGCCGGCAACGATTATCTGGAAGGGATGCAGGGTAACGATGTTTTCTACTTCGGAGTGGGTGATGGACTGGATGTTGTTACCGATACAGGTGGCAACAATGTCGTAAGTTTTGGTGATGGATTTTCTGCGGAGAACTTGCAGGCCAAGATCGTCAATCTTGATGTGGGCACGGCGTTGCGGCTGTCGAATGGTATTGGTGACGCGCTTCTGATTCTTCACCATGAAAAGTGGGCAGGTTCGACGTTCAGGTTCAGCGACGGCGTGATCCTGAATTTCCAGGATGTAATCAAATTAACGGTGCAACCGGTAGATATAACGGATCCGTCTACGACAGTTGCTGCGGTACCCGATCCCGAAAAAAAGCAGGACATTGAGAGTGAGAGCGAAGCAGTCGTCCAGACACTGCCCGATGACTTAGCCGCTTCTACTGAGAGGGAAGGCAGTGAAACGGGTCGTCACACCCGGTGGGATAGCCTTTTTCTTTCGGAACTGAACACAAAGCGCTCAGCGGCCCGGCAGGCATCAGGATTTGCACTGAACGATCAGGGTGTTTGGGTTAGAAGTCATATTGCTACCGACAAAAGTGGCTATGCCATCAGCGCCGAACTGATCCATGAGGACGTTGAAGCCGGAGTCTTTTCCAATACACCTGAGTGGATGGGGGCGATTGCCGCTGACGCTGTGGTGACTGAAAGGCAGTCAAATTCTGCAACGAAAACCACGTTCAAGTTTGTAAAAGCAGAAACTGCGCAATTACCGAAACAAAAGCCAAAATATTACCCGTCTGGCTCCAGTTATTCGGGGTTCTCGTTCAACGTGGGTGATGCTGTAGTCGAAGATATAGACCACTCGGGCGCTATTCTGGGGTGGTACGTGTACCCCGCTGGCAGTTTTGAAAATCATGAAATTGTTCGTAAAGCGTTTCGCTGGAGCTCTACTACCCAAACGATCAAGCATAAAGTTGTTCATGGTAATGACGCTGGCGGCAGGGTAAATCTCGAAGTGGGAAATCTCTTTCATGGCGGTGCAGGAGATGACTTGGTGGTTACCTATGCTGGTTCAGTGCTTAAGTACGGCGGGGTGAGCGACAGGATCCCAGGCGCATTTTTATCAGCTGGCGCAGGCAACGACACACTGCTCGGCTCCGCGGGTGCCGATTATTTGATCAGTGGGCCGGGAGAAGATTGGCTTTACGGCGAAAACGGTCCCGACACTTACATAGTTGAAGCGCATGATGGCGCAACCACCATTATTGCCGACGTTCTTGACCCTGTTTTTTTGCGCCCCGAGGTTGGAGCCTCTGGGTGGCATGAAGAGTTTGGGGGGCTTGATATTGATACCGTCGTTCTTCCGGAAGAGGCGAAACCAGATAAGTTGAAACTAACCTGGGGTGCTGTGTTGGTTGAGGCGGTAAATATTGAACTGTCACCCACCCCACCGCGTGGGGCTCATCGTCAACCGCCTCGAGCCCAGATGCTGTACACCACACTCGATATCGAATGGGGCGGAACTCAAAAAGTACGAATCGTTTTGCCCAATCCGAACGATCTCAGTGGTTCCGGAATTGAAAGGGTGAGGTTTGCTGATGGCTCGAGCATCAATTTTAAAGACGTCGTTAGCCGCTTAGGCATTGCCCCCGATACTTATCATCATGGCATCACCGTTCAGTACGCTACTCAGGTTAAGTCTTTTCGAGACAACCGTTTTCTACCGCTCGTGGGCGGTCGCGGTAATGACACCCTCAGCGGCACTGGTGAAATAAGAGGGATGCAAGGAGATGATCTGCTCGGCGGTGGCTCAGGTGATGAAGTGCTTTACGGTGGGCCGGGCAATGACACCTTGTCCGGTGGCGGGGGCAATGATGTTTATAAATATGATGGGCTTGGGCGAGACCTGGTAATCAATGCCGGCGGCGGAACTGACGGTATAGATTTTTCGGAGGTCGGACTGTCGATTGGTCAACTCAAGTTCCACCGTGAACGGAATGATCTCGTCATCGTAGTGAGTTATGGCATGTCTCCAAAGGTTCGTGTCTCCGAACACTTTTCAGGAGGCGATGCCGCTATCAGCTTCATCAGCGTTCAAGGAGAAGAGGGCGCTGTTAAAAATTACACGGCGAACCAGCTCACTGAGCTTTTGCACCCTCTACCTCCCTTACGGGACGTAGAGGATATCTTGCCGAGAAATGATGAAGAGGCGTTGCGGGCAATGAAGGAAATAATCGCGTTTTATGAGTTGAATATTTGATCGCAGATAGTTTCGCAACGGGCTCAAACTTCCCGCGACAGAGCCCAAAAGACTGCCATCGCGGGTAACGATAGGTTCTAGTATTGCGACAGATCCGCCAACGGATGCCGCCCCTCCCACACCTTGTGAAAGTGCGCCTCGACCACCGCGTCCGGCACCCGGGCGATGTCCGGCCAGTGCCAGTGCGGTTTGTGGTCCTTGTCGATCAGTCGTGCCCGGACCCCTTCGCTGAACTCCGGATGCCGGCAGCAATTGAGGCTCAGGGTGTATTCCATCTGAAAGACTTCGGCCAGTGACAAGTGGCGGGCGCGGACGATCTGTTCCCAGACCAGATGCGCCGTCAGTGGCGAGCCTTCGCTCATGGTTTTCGCGGCACGGGCAATCAACAGATCGCTGCTGTCGCGATGCAGGCTGAGGGCTTTCCAGGCGCAGGTCACGTCGCTGACGTCCAGCCATTCATCGATCTGCTGCCGACGCGGCAGCCATTGCGCCTCAGGCATTTGCGCCACGGCTTCCTGCTGCAGCGCTTTGAGCAGGCTGTTGAGCTGCATGGCGGTCTGTTCCTGCCAGTTCAACTGCAACAAGCCGTCGATCAGTTCCTGTTGCTGGTCGTCAAGCAGGAAGCGGTCGGCCAGATCCAGATCGATCGCATCGCGACCGTTCATGTGTGCGCCGGTCAAACCCAGGAACAAACCGAGCCTGCCCGGCAGCCGCGACAGAAACCAACTGGCGCCGACATCCGGGTACAGGCCGATGCTGATTTCCGGCATCGCCAGTCGACTGCTCGGCGTGACGATCCGGATGCTCGCGCCTTGCAGCAGGCCCATGCCGCCGCCGAGCACATATCCATGGCCCCAGCAGATCAGCGGCTTCGGGTAGGTGTGGAGGCTGTAGTCCAGCCGATATTCAGCATTGAAAAACTGCGCGGCCAGCGGCGGAACCTCGCCGGGATGGGCGCGACAGGCTTCCACCAGGCTGCGCACTTCGCCACCGGCACAGAAGGCCTTGGCGCCGTTACCGCGCAGCAGCACGCAGACGATTTGCGGCTCCTTGGCCCAGGCGTTCAGTTTGTCGCTCAGGGCGTGGATCATCGGCAGGGACAGCGCATTGAGCGACTTTTCGGCATCCAGCGTGGCCACGCCGATGCGTGCGCCGTCGGTGCCGGTGAGTTCTTCGAAGTGCAGATTCATCGTGACCTCGATCGGGAATTTGAACGATCAGTATGATCGCTGTGTGGGAAAGTGCCGGATCTGCGTCAGATCAATTGACAAGCGTGGTCGGCTTTCCTAGGGTTCGCCCCACTGATTTTGCCGGGTATGACCATGACTGCTGACGACCGTATCAAACTCGAACCGAGCTGGAAGGAGGCACTGCGTGCCGAATTCGACCAGCCCTACATGGCAGAGTTGCGCACTTTTCTGCAGCAGGAGCGGGCGGCCGGCAAGGAAATCTATCCGCCGGGACCGCTGATTTTCAATGCGTTGAATTCGACGCCGCTGGACAAGGTGAAAGTGGTCATCCTCGGCCAGGATCCGTACCACGGCCCGGGCCAGGCCCACGGCTTGTGTTTCTCGGTGCAACCGGGCGTGCCGGCGCCGCCTTCGCTGGTCAACATCTATAAAGAGTTGAAGCGCGACCTGAACATCGACATTCCCAACCACGGCTACTTGCAGAGCTGGGCGGATCAGGGCGTGCTGATGCTCAACACCACCATGACCGTAGAGCGCGCCAACGCCAATGCGCACAAGGACAAGGGTTGGCAGTTCTTCACGGACCGGATCATTGAGGTGGTCAGTCAGCGGCAGCCGCATCTGGTATTTATGCTTTGGGGTTCCCATGCCCAGAGCAAACAGAAGCTGATCGACGCCACCAAGCATCTGGTGTTGACCTCGGTGCACCCGTCGCCGCTGTCGGCCTATCGCGGCTTTCTCGGTTGCGGGCATTTCAGCCGCACCAACAAGTTCCTGGAGCAGAACGGCGAAGCGCCGATCGAGTGGCGTCTGCCGTCGGTGGTCTGATGCTCAGGGCTGGCGGTTAATCTCGTTCCCACGTCGAGGCGTCCGCGTGGGAACGATCAAAACCGGATCAGGCTTCGGGATTACGGTTCCAGTACTTGAACAACGGTTCCGCTAGAAACAACACGAACAACAGCCGCATCACCTGCATCGCCGTTACCAGCGGTACCGACAGTTGCAGGGTTTCCGCCGTCAGGCTCATCTCCGCAATGCCGCCGGGCATCATGCCAAGGGTCAGTGATCGCAGATCCAGATGGGTCATGGCACTCAGTCCCAACGCCGCCAGTGTCGCTATCAACATGGTCAGCGCCGTACCGATCAACGTGCGCCCCATGAACGACGGCGCTCGGCGGAAGAACTGCCGGTTGAAGTGACAGCCCAATCCGCTGCCGATCAGCCACTGACCAATCTGACTGCCACCATTGGGCAGGCCTATGTGCAGATCCCAGCCGATGCTCACCGCCGCGCTGACCAGCAACGGCCCGAACAGCCACGGATTGGGCTGGCGCAAACGTTGCCAAAACCAGGCGAGCAGGCCGCCCGCCGGAAAAAGAATCGCCAGCCAGCGCCAGTCGACGCTGCCGGCGTGAGAAATCGGGGCGCCATCGCCCAGCAGATATTTGAATGCCGCCGGCACACACAGCACCACCACCAGCACCCGC
Protein-coding sequences here:
- a CDS encoding glycosyltransferase family 4 protein, which codes for MNLLIIHQNFPGQFRHVALEALRRRLGVIAIGRDTAPGIAGVRLFRYRPSRHMANGVHGYLHRYEEAVSDGQQVQRILKRLSQAGFRPDVILAHPGWGETLFVKDVYPDVPLVHFCEYYYRAREADSGFDPEFPCAMDASSRLRVLNSMHLLNIEQCDAGIAPTQWQRSLFPKIYQSKIRVIHEGIVQFSESEKVESVTLPSGRVIKAGQSIVTYVARNLEPYRGFHSFMRSIPYIHEKCPSAQVVVIGGDGVSYGRMPIGYPNWRSKMIAEVDIDISNVHFVGKLPYQTYRSVLGLSKAHVYLTYPFVLSWSLLEAMASGCVVVGSNTAPVQEVVEDGVSGMLVDFFDAEEIASAVCRVITSPGEFDSMKEAARLTANKFDVVKGVSGYFDVFKSLTDGGRVE
- a CDS encoding calcium-binding protein, producing the protein MSYIFSGLEKLEILQAANICEGMKFNVEEEEYFAMAVEGRNCAVLYRTLSNILGGKFLGGSAFDESVMGIFKDAKLWLDVAIDANGGVGAYSALIRAYTLRQGELRLNKKISDSKMQQSSNQVAVNLMNTLIKGSVEHDLAPWTVPSISQIAEIDASAIGKVLFREDVDEIDTATSRNAGWSGTIGFSLLGGEKPYETWRLISAGDPDSHIKGNHHLAKLNRLDDLKNVLFAVDSYSVALQAVIKNFGSNMVESLFSVLPEQINIALASGSINPLIQHVVKGTPISPIVSLILRYNLNDFFDMLRRTYDGNSAATPTTDETFASNAYTFFSALSPSQSQSIVTRTIGEYGSAKDWATLASQATPIGAALRNSLKQLSEIVIERADGFSGRGLELYDPETGEGFITEQWLADRSEMLARLIARTNGSFGRNTVQTFSYSDLASGKQALMTTGVSNPLVMFGDDGGRSFGGGTNTDHLYGGDGNDSMSGLSGNDFIQGARGNDSLTGGDGNDALYGMVGDDVLVGGKGNDSLTGGPGNDRYEFSSGDGIDEIFDADVEGALLINGLPIPPLERSAPLSNIWLTEDRAISLTLIEDQAETTLNIKYGLSDLIVIKNFKPGMLGIDLPDYQRPTFSVPDLVLQGDWKIKDNDPNVRGDQPSYDELGNALLLPNVKQRNKADLLYGSPKDDLIVGLGGSDRLFGKEGNDRLFGDKQTTLENAFADATKGKASRGDWLDGGQGDDLLVGTASRDVLLGGNGRDTLIGGAGDDNLSGDQTTGAHEQNWTVKRIDVPLSDGVISMRSVFDKFSLNSPTEGGDDILYGQGGRDFINGGRGDDLLDGGSDDDTLYGEEGNDTLAGGSGDDTLSGDNLDWGGGLDSRHHGNDLLAGGSGDDYLAGNGGSDVLYGGSGNDVLKGDDEVLRGVSGDAADFFGSDFLDGGEGNDTLWGGGADDSLFGGSGNDELVGDYHEHPIRYHGDDYLDGGAGDDTLRGLGGSDTLIGGSGADALDGDEPNLKAGATNDDHIQGNSGNDTLWGGLGADTLLGGADDDFLIGDYERTSEAEHGADYLDGGSGNDTLLGGGGNDTLVGGEGVDYLRGGPGDNVFEGGAGNDYLEGMQGNDVFYFGVGDGLDVVTDTGGNNVVSFGDGFSAENLQAKIVNLDVGTALRLSNGIGDALLILHHEKWAGSTFRFSDGVILNFQDVIKLTVQPVDITDPSTTVAAVPDPEKKQDIESESEAVVQTLPDDLAASTEREGSETGRHTRWDSLFLSELNTKRSAARQASGFALNDQGVWVRSHIATDKSGYAISAELIHEDVEAGVFSNTPEWMGAIAADAVVTERQSNSATKTTFKFVKAETAQLPKQKPKYYPSGSSYSGFSFNVGDAVVEDIDHSGAILGWYVYPAGSFENHEIVRKAFRWSSTTQTIKHKVVHGNDAGGRVNLEVGNLFHGGAGDDLVVTYAGSVLKYGGVSDRIPGAFLSAGAGNDTLLGSAGADYLISGPGEDWLYGENGPDTYIVEAHDGATTIIADVLDPVFLRPEVGASGWHEEFGGLDIDTVVLPEEAKPDKLKLTWGAVLVEAVNIELSPTPPRGAHRQPPRAQMLYTTLDIEWGGTQKVRIVLPNPNDLSGSGIERVRFADGSSINFKDVVSRLGIAPDTYHHGITVQYATQVKSFRDNRFLPLVGGRGNDTLSGTGEIRGMQGDDLLGGGSGDEVLYGGPGNDTLSGGGGNDVYKYDGLGRDLVINAGGGTDGIDFSEVGLSIGQLKFHRERNDLVIVVSYGMSPKVRVSEHFSGGDAAISFISVQGEEGAVKNYTANQLTELLHPLPPLRDVEDILPRNDEEALRAMKEIIAFYELNI
- a CDS encoding enoyl-CoA hydratase/isomerase family protein; its protein translation is MNLHFEELTGTDGARIGVATLDAEKSLNALSLPMIHALSDKLNAWAKEPQIVCVLLRGNGAKAFCAGGEVRSLVEACRAHPGEVPPLAAQFFNAEYRLDYSLHTYPKPLICWGHGYVLGGGMGLLQGASIRIVTPSSRLAMPEISIGLYPDVGASWFLSRLPGRLGLFLGLTGAHMNGRDAIDLDLADRFLLDDQQQELIDGLLQLNWQEQTAMQLNSLLKALQQEAVAQMPEAQWLPRRQQIDEWLDVSDVTCAWKALSLHRDSSDLLIARAAKTMSEGSPLTAHLVWEQIVRARHLSLAEVFQMEYTLSLNCCRHPEFSEGVRARLIDKDHKPHWHWPDIARVPDAVVEAHFHKVWEGRHPLADLSQY
- the ung gene encoding uracil-DNA glycosylase, with translation MTADDRIKLEPSWKEALRAEFDQPYMAELRTFLQQERAAGKEIYPPGPLIFNALNSTPLDKVKVVILGQDPYHGPGQAHGLCFSVQPGVPAPPSLVNIYKELKRDLNIDIPNHGYLQSWADQGVLMLNTTMTVERANANAHKDKGWQFFTDRIIEVVSQRQPHLVFMLWGSHAQSKQKLIDATKHLVLTSVHPSPLSAYRGFLGCGHFSRTNKFLEQNGEAPIEWRLPSVV
- a CDS encoding AbrB family transcriptional regulator, with the translated sequence MSDRLSLKTWWGTPLVGLLGGYIASQIGWPLPWMVGSLLAIILVRCLTPWQLTEIPGGRKCGQWIVGIGIGLHFTPLVMEQVLSHFGLIFFGALVTSLSAVVGVWLMRRTGEDRATAFFSSMPGGSGEMVNLGARNGAMLSHVAAGQSLRVLVVVLCVPAAFKYLLGDGAPISHAGSVDWRWLAILFPAGGLLAWFWQRLRQPNPWLFGPLLVSAAVSIGWDLHIGLPNGGSQIGQWLIGSGLGCHFNRQFFRRAPSFMGRTLIGTALTMLIATLAALGLSAMTHLDLRSLTLGMMPGGIAEMSLTAETLQLSVPLVTAMQVMRLLFVLFLAEPLFKYWNRNPEA